CGGAACGCCCCAGCGCAGTTCCAAGCAGTACTAGGCCGGATATTATGCCAATTATTGTGGCAATGTCCATGCTCACACCTCCATTCGGGAAAGCAGGACCTGAAGCCCTGCCTTCCCGGCCTGGACCAACCGAACAACTACCGTTTCATATTCACTAATTCCTGCAGCATTTCATCCGAGGCTGTTATAACGCGGGAGTTGGCCTGAAAACCGCGCTGAGTAACAATCATATCGGTAAATTCCTCCGATAAATCCACATTGGACATTTCCAGCGAACTGGGCGCCACCGCCCCGGCCAGGCCCATACCTGGCGGGTTTATCTGCGGATCGCCGCTGTTGTTGGACAGAGTGAATAACGAGTTCCCCCGACCAATAAGCCCACTGGGGTTTGTAAACGCAGCAATGGCGACCTGCAAAAGCGGACGGCTGGTGCCGTTTGAGTAGCTACCGGAGATAACGCCTTTGTCGTCCACTACAATTTCCTCCAAGTCACCGTAGGTGTAGCCGTCCTGCTGCACCTTCAGTACCGACTCGCCCCGAGGATCGGCGTACTGAGTGATAGCGGAGAAGTCAAAGGCTTGTTTTGTCGTTCCGCCATCTGGTGCAACAAACTGCAATTCTACAGTAGCATCTGTTGATGGTGTACTATTTAATGATACCTGACTTAGCCTTCCGCCTTCTGTAAATTCAATGGTACCGTCGATGGACGGGTAGGGGTGGTCTTCGTTGCCATCCTGTGGAATGGTCCAGCTCCATACATTGGCAGTACCAGATGGCGTAAACTCTATCTGCACATCATAACCGTTCCCTTTTTGATCGTACACGGTGAAGCTACGACTGAATTCCTCGCTTTCTGTGCCGTCGTGCAAGTTGCCAGACAACACTACGTTTTCCGTGGCCTTCGGCGGTGCCAGCTGGTGAATCAGGGCCAGATCCATGGGCGGTGCCGACGGATCCTTGTGATTGTCGGTGCGGCTCCTAATCCGCTCTCCCTGCTCGTCTAAATACCACCCTTGCACTTTGAGCCCGTCAGGGTTGGTAAAGTTCCCTGCCCGGTCAAAGCGGAAGGCTCCCGCCCGGCTATAGTAAATGGAACCAGTGCCTGAATTCAAGATAAAGAACCCCTCGCCATCGATAGCCAAGTCGGTCATATTGCCGGTGCTTTGGGCGTTGCCTTTACTGTGAATGGTATCGATGGAGCCCAGTACCATCCCCATGCCCACCTGCATAGGGTTAGTGCCGCCGAGGCCGCCTTGAGGTCGGCTAGCCCCCCTTAGCACTTGGCTGAAAGCATCTTTAAAGGTAACTCGGCTTTTCTTAAAACCGATGGTATTAACATTAGCAATGTTGTTGCCAATCACATCCATACGGGTCTGGTGATTACGCAAGCCTGATACGGCCGCGTACATGGAACGCATCATGACACTTTCCTCCTTTCTTGCCGTGCGCTGCTTCAGTCAATCGGCAGCGCAGAGCCCCCGGAAAGGTCCGGCTCTAGGCAATTACGGCACTGTCAATATTGGTAAACACTCGTTCTCTCATACTAGGTCCGTCTACCGCTGTTATTATTGTCCGGTTAGGAATGTTCACCACCAAGGCCAAATCCCCTACCAATACCAGCGAATCACGACCACCCTTTGCCGCCACTTTGTCCACCGCCTGAAGAACTCGGCCCCAGGTTTCCACCGTCAGTGGAATCTGCCGTCGGGACAAGCGCTCCTGGGCATGGCGTGATACCTGCAACCCCTGTGCTTCGGCTAGATAGGCCGCAAAATCCCTCTCTTCTTGCGGAGCAATCTTGGTGTCCGCCTGAGCTGCAGCCGTGGGACGCACTGCCGGCTTAAGGATTGGAGGCGGGAGGAACACTCTATTGTCGGTCATAAGTCTCATCCTCACGGTCGGTTTTCGCCGGGGCCAATCTTAGCTCTTTTACATAGCCCAGGTCATACGCCTGATCTCCCACGACAATTTGTGGTCGGCCCTGGTGCCAGCGAACAGAACTCACGGTACCGCTTATCTCACCATCATCTGTGGCCAGCGTTACCTGGTGGCCGATCATCTGGACCGCAGCTTGGTCTGCACTCTGCCATAGCAAAGCCTGCTGTAGATCAGTCAGTGCAGCCAGCTCCCGGGACAGGTTATTGACCCCTTCTAAGGTGCTAAATTGAGCCAGCTGAGCGATGAACTCCCTTTCTTTGATTGGCTCCAGCGGATCTTGAAGCCTAAGCTGAGTAACTAGCAGCTGTAAGAAGTCGTCCTTGCCCAGCGTTTGAGCGGCAAAGACCGTGCTGCCGGTTTCATTGCCCACCGCGCTTACCTGCATGGACCTCTCACCCCCTAAATTAGTAAATCCAGAGTACCCTGGGCCCAAACGGGCCGGTCATCCTGGTGATCTGAGAAGATACCGACAGGTTGTGCTCCGAAGAGAGTCCGGGATGGGTGGGAAGGAAATCTGTCCTGTCCCTGGTGAAACTGATTACTGTCGGTGCCACCCTGACCTATGAATACGGTCAGTTCCTCTACCTTGATCCCCTGCTGAACCAAGCTTTCCTTAAGCTCGGTCATGTTCGACTCCAGAGCGCCACGAGCCGCATTATTCTCCACCTGAAAACGGGCACTCACAACACCAGTACGGTGCAGTAAGGTGAGGCGCACCTGTCCTAAGTTAGGCGGATCAAGTTTGAGGGTTACTTCCTGCCGGCCGCTGCCTTGTTGCCGGCTTGCCTGCTCCAGGGCTTGCCGAAACAAGCGACTGGCTTCGGTTAGAGACAGTCTGTTTTCTTCCCGGTCAAGGTCGATACCTTCAGGAATAGTGAATCGCGGCGCTGCCAACGCCGTGGCTGCTTGTTCTTTGGCCTGACTACGAACTGGAGCCGTCCTGCTTGCCGGCATTGCCTTCGGAGCGGTCTCTGTTTTGAGCAATTCTTGAACCGCTATGGGCTCATCAGCTCCCAAAGCTCCAGGTACCGGTGGCGGTCTCACCGGCTCCAGGTTCTCCCGCTCGGTTGCAGCGGGTCCAGTTCCCTGGGCAGACAACCCGTCCAGTGTCAAAACAGCAGCTGAAGAGCGAGCGACGGTCTCAGCAGTGACGCCGTTCTCTTCCTCGGCCACCCCCGGAAACCCAGCGGCTTGTTTCGACCTTCCTCGGGCAGCATCCAGTTCGGCAGAAAGCAGCTCCGAAGGTAGGCGTTCCTTTCCGGCCGCAAAGACCAGGGTCTCCTCTAGCTTAACTGGCTCTTTCGGTCCAGCAGCCCCTTCCGCTGGTTCGCCGTCGGTGTCTACAGCCGGCACGGCTGGGTGACCAACACTGGTAAGCTCCATCCCTCCGGCCGCAGAGACCATCTTCTCTTCTGCCATCG
Above is a genomic segment from Bacillota bacterium containing:
- a CDS encoding flagellar hook protein FlgE — translated: MMRSMYAAVSGLRNHQTRMDVIGNNIANVNTIGFKKSRVTFKDAFSQVLRGASRPQGGLGGTNPMQVGMGMVLGSIDTIHSKGNAQSTGNMTDLAIDGEGFFILNSGTGSIYYSRAGAFRFDRAGNFTNPDGLKVQGWYLDEQGERIRSRTDNHKDPSAPPMDLALIHQLAPPKATENVVLSGNLHDGTESEEFSRSFTVYDQKGNGYDVQIEFTPSGTANVWSWTIPQDGNEDHPYPSIDGTIEFTEGGRLSQVSLNSTPSTDATVELQFVAPDGGTTKQAFDFSAITQYADPRGESVLKVQQDGYTYGDLEEIVVDDKGVISGSYSNGTSRPLLQVAIAAFTNPSGLIGRGNSLFTLSNNSGDPQINPPGMGLAGAVAPSSLEMSNVDLSEEFTDMIVTQRGFQANSRVITASDEMLQELVNMKR